In one Corticium candelabrum unplaced genomic scaffold, ooCorCand1.1 SCAFFOLD_54, whole genome shotgun sequence genomic region, the following are encoded:
- the LOC134197914 gene encoding tektin-like protein 1, with product MTEKTTNGGDYHKQTADVKSILKARPQSARAVLQTVAFSQKLRAQVSSLVPPNTKIRPTPNLGAEVRKQTNSHVMHHVREQRHNAAVLRKSLAGLEEEVKILSRAKSAVEVSLQNTRKKLLTSHRALIMRERMHQHMQHGAGVMTLRRESAVLSRSKHDLEAQHQSIKQQLQQLDRMRRTVKVQLALLSDTLDMSNNAFKIYQSNSQQASKHHLYETACHAPRAPRQPNCSVSLTTTPHSKVQGVIQEADAIQAISQSMTQHVRQLLVQQEDIQKQAQDKVTQTLQQEVEQFKSQKRSMMMERGEMRVAHNMALRLQNQQEVSLGLTLGPHCSKHRLVAQHEDRPLTKRKEGSTANEHKAIKQSAAEIEKDLTATRSSAAILASTSHSMAFGIQAKQTEIEREMGILHLRKKANNKWVL from the exons ATGACAGAGAAAACTACGAATGGAGGTGATTATCACAAG CAGACAGCTGATGTAAAGTCAATACTGAAAGCTCGTCCTCAGTCAGCAAGAGCAGTTCTCCAGACTGTAGCTTTCTCTCAAAAGCTTCGTGCACAAGTTTCCTCACTTGTTCCACCTAACACTAAAATCCGTCCAACTCCTAATCTTGGTGCTGAAGtgagaaaacagacaaacagtcatgTAATGCATCATGTACGAGAGCAGCGACACAACGCTGCTGTACTGAGAAAATCACTGGCTGGACTAGAAGAAGAAGTAAAGATCCTCAGCAGAGCAAAAAGTGCTGTTGAAGTATCCTTACAAAATACCAGGAAAAAGTTATTGACAAGTCATCGAGCATTGATAATGAGAGAGAGAATGCATCAACATATG CAACATGGTGCAGGTGTGATGACTTTGCGAAGAGAAAGTGCTGTCCTCTCAAGATCTAAACATGACCTTGAGGCTCAACATCAGTCAATAAAGCAGCAATTACAGCAACTAGATCGTATGAGAAGGACAGTGAAAGTGCAACTGGCATTACTATCTGATACCCTAGACATGTCAAATAATGCTTTCAAAATTTATCAAAGCAATTcacaacaagcaagcaaacatcaTCTTTATGAAACAGCATGCCATGCTCCGAGGGCTCCCAGACAACCAAACTGTTCTGTGAGTTTAACAACAACACCACATTCAAAAGTTCAAG GTGTTATTCAAGAGGCTGATGCAATACAAGCTATTTCTCAGAGTATGACACAACACGTTCGACAGCTGTTGGTGCAGCAAGAAGATATACAGAAACAGGCACAAGACAAGGTCACACAGACACTACAACAGGAGGTAGAACAGTTCAAATCACAGAAG AGAAGCATGATGATGGAAAGAGGTGAAATGAGAGTAGCACACAATATGGCATTGAGACTGCAGAATCAACAAGAAGTGTCACTAGGGCTAACACTTGGGCCACATTGCTCCAAACATAG ACTAGTTGCCCAACATGAAGATAGACCACTCACTAAACGTAAAGAGGGATCAACAGCAAATGAACACAAAGCTATCAAGCAATCTGCTGCTGAGATTGAGAAAGACCTAACTGCGACTCGCAGTTCTGCAGCAATTCTTGCATCAACCAGCCACAGCATGGCTTTTGGAAtacaagcaaaacaaacagaaatagaaCGTGAAATGGGAATTCTTCATTTGAGgaagaaagcaaacaacaa ATGGGTTCTGTAA
- the LOC134197915 gene encoding uncharacterized protein LOC134197915 — protein MADRDDEMIEKISAIAGWLSECDLEDYLPVLLENGYNSLAKCIRIDANSLSQMGITNAEHVEKLFGAVNDLKGRGIRGSPSPGSLDPDQMVKDFIDDMEVEKQKQAATVPSIEASDTNTGEEAKVRRRGGTLARQEALKRITMTVMSSKKCIQCLWWQSGFHLH, from the exons ATGGCAGACAGAGATGACGAGATGATTGAGAAAATTTCGGCAATCGCCGGCTGGCTGTCGGAGTGTGATTTGGAGGACTACCTTCCTGTGCTGCTTGAGAATGGTTACAATTCTCTCGCCAAATGCAT ACGAATTGATGCTAATTCATTGTCACAAATGGGCATCACAAACGCAGAACACGTTGAAAAACTTTTCGGCGCTGTGAACGACTTAAAAGGACGCGGCATCAGAGGCAGTCCGAGTCCTGGGTCTCTGGATCCTGATCAGATGGTCAAAGACTTCATTGACGATATGGAGGTGGAGAAACAGAAGCAAGCTGCTACT GTGCCGTCTATTGAGGCGTCAGACACTAATACTGGTGAGGAAGCTAAGGTTAGGAGAAGAGGTGGAACTCTAGCAAGACAA GAGGCATTGAAGAGGATCACAATGACTGTGATGTCAAGTAAGAAGTGTATTCAGTGTCTGTGGTGGCAGTCAGGCTTCCATCTCCATTAG